One region of Streptomyces subrutilus genomic DNA includes:
- a CDS encoding acyltransferase codes for MPKNQNTFSSLAALRRRLASRAVHAGWRWMQQAGAVTGQTPGRLRFGAIGPATRLAFPQGTIFGEPWIRLGDHCIIGEQVTLTAGMMPDLDLGAEPMLVLGNGVVIGRDSHVIADAPISIGDDTFCGPGVYITSTNHSYDDPHQPVGRQWPRSAPVEIGPGCWLGTGAVILPGARLGRNVVVAAGAVVRGEVPDHAVVAGAPARVVRRWEPETGWQPPLRTPAPVPIPDGTTPEQLRGLAELTEAELAEVERAAAAAAPEPARAPLAEAEKA; via the coding sequence GTGCCGAAGAACCAGAACACGTTCTCATCTCTGGCGGCCCTGCGCCGCCGGCTGGCGAGCCGCGCGGTCCACGCCGGCTGGCGGTGGATGCAGCAGGCCGGCGCGGTCACCGGGCAGACCCCGGGGCGGCTGCGGTTCGGCGCGATCGGGCCCGCCACCCGACTCGCCTTCCCGCAGGGCACCATCTTCGGAGAGCCCTGGATCCGGCTCGGTGACCACTGCATCATCGGCGAGCAGGTCACCCTCACCGCCGGGATGATGCCGGACCTCGACCTCGGCGCGGAGCCGATGCTCGTCCTCGGTAACGGGGTGGTCATCGGCCGGGACAGCCACGTCATCGCCGACGCCCCGATCAGCATCGGCGACGACACCTTCTGCGGGCCGGGGGTGTACATCACCTCCACGAACCACAGTTACGACGATCCGCACCAGCCCGTCGGCAGGCAGTGGCCGCGCAGCGCACCGGTGGAGATCGGCCCGGGCTGCTGGCTGGGCACCGGCGCGGTGATCCTGCCGGGCGCCCGGCTGGGCCGCAACGTCGTGGTGGCCGCGGGCGCCGTCGTACGGGGCGAGGTGCCGGACCACGCCGTGGTGGCCGGCGCCCCGGCCCGCGTGGTCCGGCGCTGGGAGCCGGAGACGGGCTGGCAGCCGCCGCTGCGCACCCCCGCGCCGGTGCCGATCCCCGATGGGACGACCCCGGAACAACTGCGCGGCCTGGCGGAGCTGACGGAGGCCGAGCTGGCGGAAGTCGAGCGGGCGGCGGCCGCAGCGGCGCCCGAGCCGGCGCGGGCCCCGCTCGCGGAAGCCGAGAAAGCCTAG
- a CDS encoding gamma carbonic anhydrase family protein yields MTQHATQGQALIAGVGGRQPSVDPTAFAAPTSVVVGEVTLAPGASIWYSAVLRADCGPITLGADSNVQDNCTVHVDPGFPVSIGERVSIGHNAVVHGCTVEDDCLIGMGATVLNGAVIGAGSLVAAQALVPQGMVVPPGSLVAGVPAKVRRELTEEEREHIRINALMYVELAKQHRASVTPEA; encoded by the coding sequence ATGACGCAGCACGCGACGCAGGGCCAGGCACTCATCGCGGGCGTGGGCGGCAGGCAGCCGTCCGTCGACCCGACCGCCTTCGCCGCACCCACCTCCGTCGTCGTCGGCGAGGTCACCCTGGCCCCCGGCGCGAGCATCTGGTATTCGGCGGTGCTGCGCGCCGACTGCGGCCCGATCACACTTGGCGCGGACAGCAACGTGCAGGACAACTGCACGGTCCACGTGGACCCGGGGTTCCCGGTGTCGATCGGCGAGCGCGTCTCCATCGGCCACAACGCCGTCGTGCACGGCTGCACCGTCGAGGACGACTGCCTGATCGGCATGGGCGCCACCGTCCTGAACGGCGCGGTGATCGGAGCCGGCTCGCTGGTTGCCGCCCAGGCGCTGGTCCCGCAGGGCATGGTGGTCCCGCCCGGCTCGCTGGTCGCGGGCGTCCCGGCCAAGGTGCGGCGCGAGCTGACGGAGGAGGAGCGCGAGCACATCAGGATCAACGCCCTGATGTACGTGGAACTGGCCAAGCAGCACCGCGCCTCCGTCACACCTGAGGCCTAG
- a CDS encoding DedA family protein, which translates to MHIQGWLETIPAVSIYLLVGLVIGLESLGIPLPGEIILVSSALLASQHGEIDPVVLALCAITGAIVGDSIGYAIGRRGGKPLLEKLGRRFPKHFGPDQVALAERSFERWGMWAVFFGRFVALLRIFAGPLAGVLHMPYWRFLTANILGGILWAGGTTAVIYSVGIVAEPWLKRFSWLALGLAVLFGITVTLVVRSRMKKAAAAAGAPAEAAVPAQPAAPVTVGD; encoded by the coding sequence GTGCACATCCAGGGATGGCTGGAGACGATTCCCGCGGTCAGCATCTATCTCCTCGTGGGTCTGGTCATCGGACTGGAGAGCCTCGGCATCCCGCTGCCGGGCGAGATCATCCTGGTCAGCTCGGCCCTCCTCGCCTCGCAGCACGGGGAGATCGACCCCGTGGTGCTGGCGCTCTGCGCGATCACCGGGGCCATCGTCGGCGACTCGATCGGCTACGCGATCGGACGCAGGGGCGGCAAGCCGCTGCTGGAGAAGCTCGGCCGGCGCTTCCCCAAACACTTCGGGCCGGACCAGGTGGCGCTGGCGGAACGCTCCTTCGAGCGGTGGGGCATGTGGGCCGTCTTCTTCGGGCGCTTCGTCGCCCTGCTGCGGATCTTCGCCGGCCCGCTGGCGGGCGTGCTGCACATGCCGTACTGGCGGTTCCTGACCGCCAACATCCTCGGCGGAATCCTCTGGGCGGGCGGCACCACGGCCGTCATCTACTCGGTCGGCATCGTCGCCGAGCCGTGGCTCAAGCGGTTCTCCTGGCTGGCGCTCGGGCTCGCGGTGCTGTTCGGCATCACCGTGACGCTGGTGGTGCGCAGCCGGATGAAGAAGGCGGCCGCGGCCGCCGGCGCCCCGGCCGAGGCCGCGGTGCCCGCCCAGCCGGCGGCCCCGGTCACGGTCGGCGACTGA
- a CDS encoding glycoside hydrolase family 3 protein, whose translation MSEAVSRRSAMRLLALVGLGAGGCVATVPPGAPLRSGATPAPAPEPASAARIDSLLERLTLDEKTALLHGARDPAPLGQAGYVPGVPRLGIPPLRLADGPAGVRVARPATALPAPVLLASAFDPALAREYGRVLGREGRALGQDVLLAPMADLIRTPYAGRNFEAFAEEPRLTADLVAEVVHGIQDEGLIAAVKHFALGTQEHGRDTLDVVAAERTLHETALRGFEAAVAAGAGALTATDNKVNGVYAGESEPLLEGVLRGAWGFEGWVMSDRDATHSTVAAIGAGLDMEMPGGTRFGGPLREAVRAGSVPEGAVDLAVRRILRTMDRFGLLAARPAARPSRDAAAGARTARKVAAAGAVLLRNEHATLPLTGAAARSIAVIGPTGQVPFVGGGGRAHVVPDAAAAPLTAIRQRAGNGSTVRHALGEDLYGRALPAALLTPPAALDDRAVDAGRDWTYEGEFRLAADDEWTLLVHYTGQRPDVRLDGQELFPLRQGPAEVFTGGLLGSAPDGMSVRRRTVPLKAGVHRLAVTARGGERGQRFRLRHTTRATRAADLAEAVRTAKAARSVVLFAYEDATEGTDRTSLALPGGQAALIEAVAAANPRTTVVLNTSSSTTMPWLARTGAVLQMYYPGQEGAGATADILFGDADPGGRLTQTFPADERATPVGGDRLLYPGVGGRQEYGEGVHVGHRWYDAQRVAPLFPFGHGLSYTTWHYEKLTVRSGAAQGEPDGLRVEFTVRNTGRRKGTEVAQVYVGPSAQLELDQPVRALAGYRRLTLAPGESQRVVVDIDARTLSSWDPSTHAWALGSGRREVFAGRSSRELPLRSKAVVGSR comes from the coding sequence ATGAGCGAGGCCGTGTCCAGACGTTCCGCGATGCGGCTGCTCGCCCTGGTGGGCCTGGGCGCCGGCGGGTGCGTCGCGACCGTGCCGCCGGGCGCGCCGCTGCGTAGCGGAGCCACCCCCGCGCCGGCCCCCGAGCCCGCGAGCGCCGCCCGGATCGACTCCCTCCTGGAGCGGCTCACCCTCGACGAGAAGACCGCCCTGCTCCACGGCGCCCGGGACCCGGCCCCCCTCGGCCAGGCCGGCTACGTCCCCGGCGTCCCGCGTCTGGGCATCCCGCCCCTGCGCCTCGCCGACGGGCCCGCCGGGGTGCGCGTCGCACGGCCCGCCACCGCGCTGCCCGCACCGGTCCTGCTCGCCTCCGCCTTCGACCCGGCGCTCGCCCGCGAGTACGGCCGGGTCCTCGGCCGCGAGGGGCGCGCGCTCGGTCAGGACGTCCTCCTGGCGCCCATGGCCGACCTCATCCGCACCCCTTACGCGGGCCGGAACTTCGAGGCCTTCGCCGAGGAACCGCGGCTCACCGCCGACCTCGTCGCCGAGGTGGTCCACGGCATCCAGGACGAGGGGCTCATCGCCGCCGTCAAGCACTTCGCCCTGGGGACCCAGGAGCACGGCCGCGACACCCTCGACGTCGTCGCCGCCGAGCGGACCCTGCACGAGACCGCCCTACGGGGCTTCGAGGCCGCCGTGGCCGCCGGCGCGGGCGCGTTGACGGCCACGGACAACAAGGTCAACGGCGTCTACGCGGGCGAGAGCGAACCCCTGCTCGAGGGGGTGCTGCGCGGCGCCTGGGGGTTCGAGGGCTGGGTGATGTCCGACCGGGACGCCACTCACAGCACCGTGGCCGCCATCGGCGCCGGGCTCGACATGGAGATGCCCGGCGGCACCCGCTTCGGCGGCCCGCTGCGCGAGGCGGTGCGCGCGGGCTCCGTCCCCGAGGGCGCCGTCGACCTCGCCGTCCGCCGGATCCTGCGCACCATGGACCGCTTCGGGCTGCTGGCGGCCCGGCCCGCCGCACGCCCCTCGCGCGACGCGGCCGCCGGGGCGCGGACCGCCCGCAAGGTGGCCGCCGCCGGGGCGGTGCTGCTGCGCAACGAGCACGCCACCCTGCCGCTGACGGGCGCGGCGGCCCGCTCGATCGCGGTGATCGGACCGACCGGCCAGGTCCCCTTCGTCGGCGGCGGCGGGCGGGCCCACGTGGTCCCCGACGCGGCGGCCGCTCCCCTCACGGCCATCCGCCAGCGCGCCGGGAACGGCTCGACCGTGCGCCACGCACTCGGCGAGGACCTGTACGGCCGGGCCCTGCCGGCGGCCCTGCTGACGCCGCCCGCGGCTCTGGACGACCGGGCGGTGGACGCCGGGCGGGACTGGACGTACGAGGGCGAGTTCCGGCTCGCGGCGGACGACGAGTGGACCCTGCTCGTCCACTACACCGGGCAGCGGCCGGACGTGCGCCTGGACGGGCAGGAGCTCTTCCCCCTCCGGCAGGGTCCGGCGGAGGTCTTCACGGGCGGACTGCTCGGCTCCGCACCCGACGGGATGAGCGTGCGGCGCCGCACGGTTCCCCTCAAGGCGGGCGTCCACCGGCTCGCCGTGACCGCCCGGGGCGGGGAGCGGGGCCAGCGCTTCCGGCTGCGGCACACCACGAGGGCCACCCGGGCCGCGGACCTCGCCGAGGCGGTGAGGACCGCGAAGGCGGCCCGCAGCGTGGTCCTGTTCGCCTACGAGGACGCCACCGAGGGCACCGACCGGACCAGCCTGGCACTGCCCGGCGGGCAGGCCGCGCTGATCGAGGCGGTCGCCGCCGCCAACCCGCGCACCACGGTCGTGCTCAACACCTCGTCGAGCACGACGATGCCGTGGCTCGCCCGGACCGGGGCGGTGCTGCAGATGTACTACCCCGGCCAGGAGGGCGCGGGCGCCACCGCCGACATCCTCTTCGGGGACGCGGACCCGGGCGGCCGGCTCACCCAGACCTTCCCGGCCGACGAACGGGCGACGCCCGTGGGCGGGGACCGGCTGCTCTACCCGGGGGTGGGCGGCCGGCAGGAGTACGGCGAGGGCGTCCACGTCGGCCACCGCTGGTACGACGCGCAACGCGTGGCTCCGCTGTTCCCCTTCGGGCACGGGCTGTCGTACACCACCTGGCACTACGAGAAGCTGACCGTCCGGTCGGGCGCCGCCCAGGGGGAACCCGACGGACTGCGCGTGGAGTTCACCGTCCGCAACACCGGCCGCCGCAAGGGCACCGAGGTGGCCCAGGTGTACGTGGGCCCCTCCGCGCAGCTCGAGCTCGACCAGCCGGTGCGCGCGCTGGCCGGATACCGCCGGCTGACGCTCGCGCCGGGGGAGTCCCAGCGGGTCGTCGTCGACATCGACGCCCGGACGCTGTCGTCGTGGGACCCCTCAACACACGCCTGGGCGCTGGGCTCCGGCCGCCGCGAGGTGTTCGCGGGCCGTTCCTCGCGCGAACTGCCACTGAGGTCAAAGGCGGTGGTGGGGAGCCGATAG
- a CDS encoding type II toxin-antitoxin system VapB family antitoxin, giving the protein MAKVNISLDAELVVEVMVLAGVGSPQDAVEAVVRDYIARGHRTEARVQLRDEPEREADTAQPPPQG; this is encoded by the coding sequence GTGGCCAAGGTCAACATCAGCCTCGACGCCGAGCTCGTGGTGGAGGTGATGGTGCTCGCCGGGGTCGGATCGCCGCAGGACGCGGTCGAGGCCGTCGTACGCGACTACATCGCGCGCGGGCACCGCACCGAGGCGCGCGTCCAGCTGCGGGACGAGCCCGAGCGGGAAGCCGACACCGCCCAGCCGCCGCCGCAGGGCTGA
- a CDS encoding DUF4442 domain-containing protein translates to MSADQMNVGELLAATVPMARTLNLQFLETTPERAVVRLPDQPDYHNHVGGPHAGAMFTLAESASGAIVLAAFGDQLSRAVPLAVKAEIGYKKLAKGVVTATATLGRPAAEVVAELDAGGRPEFPVTIAIQREDEAVTGEMTVVWTLRPNA, encoded by the coding sequence ATGAGCGCAGATCAGATGAACGTGGGCGAACTGCTCGCCGCGACGGTACCCATGGCCCGGACCCTGAACCTCCAGTTCCTGGAGACCACCCCCGAGCGCGCGGTCGTCCGCCTCCCGGACCAGCCCGACTACCACAACCACGTCGGCGGCCCGCACGCCGGTGCCATGTTCACCCTCGCCGAGTCCGCGAGCGGCGCGATCGTCCTGGCCGCCTTCGGCGACCAGCTCTCGCGCGCCGTGCCCCTCGCGGTGAAGGCCGAGATCGGCTACAAGAAGCTCGCCAAGGGCGTCGTGACGGCCACCGCCACCCTCGGCCGCCCGGCGGCGGAGGTCGTGGCCGAACTCGACGCGGGCGGCCGCCCCGAGTTCCCGGTCACCATCGCCATCCAGCGCGAGGACGAGGCCGTCACCGGCGAGATGACGGTGGTGTGGACCCTGCGCCCCAACGCGTGA
- a CDS encoding MFS transporter — MSSPPAAPSRTPRTPAHSRRPAWAGRNYTLLTGAAVVTNLGSHGALIAAAFAVLESGGSVADLSLVAAARTVPLVLFLLIGGALADRLPRHRVMVAANALNCVSQAAFALLVLAGDPQLWQMMLLTALCGTGTAFFNPAAEGMLLSTVSGEHANRAFALFRMAMNGAGIGGAALGGAMIAAIGPGWVLAVDAAAFAVAGALRAFLDVSHVPDRTPGGGLLADLREGWVEFKTRPWLWSIVLQFSVVVAVVGAAEAVYGPLVARDQLGGPAPWGLALAFFGVGTIAGAVLMIVWKPRRLLLVGTLCVFPLALPSAGLAVPLPVWGLCAVMLISGLAIEVFGVNWMTTMHQEIPEEKFSRVSAYDWFGSVSMLPLATALAAPVEAAFGRTEALWGCAALVVLATALVLLIPDVRHMTRRKSAAPHGPGADESEAREPRPEPREAATHLPLTPG; from the coding sequence GTGAGTTCTCCCCCCGCCGCCCCGTCCCGCACGCCCCGCACGCCCGCGCACAGCCGCCGGCCCGCCTGGGCCGGCCGCAACTACACCCTGCTGACGGGTGCCGCGGTCGTGACGAACCTCGGCAGCCACGGAGCGCTCATCGCCGCCGCCTTCGCGGTGCTGGAGTCCGGCGGATCGGTCGCCGACCTGAGCCTGGTCGCGGCGGCCCGCACCGTCCCGCTCGTCCTGTTCCTGCTCATCGGCGGCGCGCTCGCCGACCGCCTGCCGCGCCACCGCGTGATGGTCGCGGCCAACGCCCTGAACTGCGTCTCCCAGGCCGCCTTCGCCCTGCTCGTCCTCGCCGGCGACCCTCAGCTGTGGCAGATGATGCTGCTGACCGCGCTGTGCGGCACCGGTACGGCCTTCTTCAACCCGGCGGCCGAGGGCATGCTCCTGTCCACCGTCTCCGGCGAGCACGCCAACCGCGCCTTCGCGCTCTTCCGCATGGCGATGAACGGCGCGGGCATCGGCGGCGCGGCCCTCGGCGGGGCGATGATCGCCGCGATCGGGCCGGGCTGGGTCCTGGCCGTGGACGCGGCCGCCTTCGCCGTCGCGGGCGCCCTGCGGGCCTTCCTCGACGTCAGCCACGTCCCCGACCGCACGCCCGGCGGCGGCCTCCTGGCCGACCTGCGCGAGGGCTGGGTGGAGTTCAAGACCCGCCCCTGGCTGTGGAGCATCGTGCTCCAGTTCTCCGTCGTGGTCGCCGTGGTCGGCGCCGCGGAGGCGGTCTACGGTCCGCTCGTAGCCCGGGACCAGCTGGGCGGGCCGGCGCCCTGGGGACTGGCCCTGGCGTTCTTCGGCGTGGGCACCATCGCGGGCGCCGTCCTGATGATCGTCTGGAAGCCGCGCCGGCTGCTGCTGGTGGGCACCCTGTGCGTGTTCCCCCTCGCCCTGCCGTCGGCGGGCCTGGCCGTGCCGCTCCCCGTGTGGGGCCTGTGCGCGGTGATGCTGATCAGCGGCCTGGCCATCGAGGTCTTCGGCGTGAACTGGATGACGACGATGCACCAGGAGATCCCGGAGGAGAAGTTCTCCCGGGTCTCCGCCTACGACTGGTTCGGCTCGGTGTCCATGCTGCCGCTGGCCACCGCCCTCGCCGCCCCGGTGGAGGCCGCCTTCGGCCGCACCGAGGCCCTGTGGGGCTGCGCGGCGCTGGTGGTCCTGGCGACCGCCCTGGTCCTGCTGATCCCGGACGTCCGCCACATGACGCGACGTAAATCCGCGGCCCCCCACGGACCCGGCGCGGACGAGTCCGAGGCACGGGAGCCGCGGCCGGAGCCCCGGGAGGCGGCGACGCACCTGCCGCTCACCCCAGGCTGA
- a CDS encoding spermidine synthase has protein sequence MPDVDRERAWLLTVDGAPQSYVDLDDPEHLEFEYVRRLAHALDCAAEPGLALDLLHLGGGALTLPRYAAATRAGSRQTVVEFDAGLVELVAEQLPLAAGSGVTVHAADARDWLAAAPAASADVLVADVFGGSRVPAQLTSVEYAREAARVLRPGGVYAANLADGAPFGFLRAQLANFGAAFAELALIAEPSVLRGRRFGNAVLLASDAPLEVGALARRCAADAFPARVEYGDALARFMRGAVPVGDADAAPSPAPPEGAFSLG, from the coding sequence ATGCCGGACGTGGACCGGGAGCGGGCCTGGCTGCTGACCGTCGACGGGGCGCCGCAGTCGTACGTGGACCTCGACGATCCGGAGCACCTGGAGTTCGAGTACGTACGCCGCCTCGCGCACGCCCTGGACTGCGCGGCCGAGCCGGGGCTCGCGCTGGACCTCCTGCACCTGGGCGGCGGCGCCCTGACCCTGCCCCGCTACGCCGCCGCGACGCGGGCGGGGTCCCGGCAGACGGTGGTGGAGTTCGACGCGGGCCTGGTGGAACTGGTCGCCGAGCAGCTGCCCCTGGCAGCGGGGTCGGGCGTCACGGTGCACGCCGCCGACGCCCGGGACTGGCTGGCGGCGGCGCCCGCCGCGAGCGCGGACGTCCTCGTGGCCGATGTGTTCGGCGGCTCGCGGGTGCCGGCGCAGCTGACGTCGGTGGAGTACGCGCGGGAGGCGGCGCGGGTGCTGCGGCCCGGCGGGGTGTATGCGGCGAACTTGGCCGACGGGGCGCCCTTCGGCTTCCTGCGGGCGCAGCTGGCCAATTTCGGCGCCGCGTTCGCGGAGCTCGCGCTGATCGCGGAGCCGTCCGTGTTGAGGGGGCGGCGGTTCGGGAACGCGGTGCTCCTGGCGTCCGACGCCCCGCTGGAGGTGGGGGCGCTGGCCCGGCGGTGCGCGGCGGACGCGTTTCCCGCCAGGGTGGAGTACGGGGACGCGCTGGCGCGGTTCATGCGGGGGGCCGTGCCCGTGGGCGACGCGGACGCGGCCCCTTCGCCGGCTCCGCCGGAGGGTGCGTTCAGCCTGGGGTGA